A region of Antedon mediterranea chromosome 8, ecAntMedi1.1, whole genome shotgun sequence DNA encodes the following proteins:
- the LOC140057633 gene encoding pyruvate dehydrogenase phosphatase regulatory subunit, mitochondrial-like, giving the protein MTFCIGTGFACFSSTIRRRLYSLPWFRRSRHAIQTISNGIHIQLRSDGISSTSETSSNMPTQARVVVCGGGIAGISLSYHLAKAGWTDVLLLEQGKLTCGTTWHSVGLVGLNHSVEFIAKCRKMSSNLYESLEEEIGMSTGFLRNGSIAVAQTKDRMTSFHRSAAMLRGKGEDFQILTPSEITSLAPFIKVDDLVGGVYFPRDGRTNISDTAAALAAAAKRKGDFNFLVCTCSVTILEGVEVKKVLTKNNRVTGVETSKGTVNCEYFVNAAGQWGRELGLRSSPSVKVPLHPVEHGYIVTKAIDGISPSMPYIRDYDGRIYIIEWSKGLLSGCFEEKAKPIFMNGIPKPYEFESLPPDWDQFQPSLDSFLLRVPSAATVEVQQLFNGSESFTPDGNFLLGEVPEVGHYFVLAGFNSGGVACGGGVGSILADWIISGKRPNNILPVDIRRFTSCHNNPSFLRDRVQEIVGRHYALNYPGEDYKYGRKQKCSPLYSRQKQAGAVFGEYMGYERPKYYLDRDDFLPINPKGTFGKPAWFDKVKAEYWTCRDSVSLMDMSTFAKFEIKSDGYEATDLLQRLCPNEMDVPVGTLVHTPMLDENGHYQNDCSVARLAENWYFIISPTPQETKAFHWISQHLPEDGSVHLHNVTGQYAGINVIGPNARELLQTLTLDSLSTTDFRPFCCKNMSIGYANDVKTMSITHVGEPGFVLYVPNEFALPLYDSVWRAGQDFGIQKSGYLALRWLRIEKFFGYWGEDFNSSHTPFEIGRETRVKLDKEIDFIGKQALIEQKGKGVESKLTMFLLEDHDLYNDLWPWGGEPIYRDGKFTGMSTSAGYGPTLGKMVVVGWVTNEDEKSGQRGIVTNDYVLKGHYEIDLAGKRFKARGSPYPVKLQLKQPQFG; this is encoded by the exons ATGACTTTCTGTATCGGAACAGGGTTTGCCTGTTTCTCATCAACCATCAGAAGACGCCTGTACTCCTTGCCATGGTTCAGAAGAAGCAGACATGCGATTCAAACTATTTCAAATGGCATACATATTCAACTGAGAAGTGATGGTATAAGCAGTACGTCTGAAACGAGTTCTAACATGCCTACTCAAGCCAGGGTTGTGGTGTGTGGAGGTGGTATCGCTGGCATCTCATTGTCTTATCATTTGGCCAAGGCAGGATGGACAGATGTCTTGCTGTTAGAACAGGGAAA ATTAACATGTGGAACTACATGGCACTCGGTTGGCCTGGTTGGACTTAACCATAGTGTTGAGTTCATTGCCAAATGCCGCAAGATGAGCAGTAATCTCTATGAGAGTTTAGAAGAAGAGATCGGAATGAGTACAG GTTTTCTTCGCAATGGTTCCATAGCTGTAGCTCAAACAAAAGACAGAATGACCTCTTTCCACCGGTCAGCTGCCATGCTCAG agGAAAAGGCGAagattttcaaattttaactccTTCAGAAATTACATCACTCGCTCCTTTTATCAAAGTTGATGATCTGGTGGGAGGTGTTTATTTCCCTCGAGATGGTCGTACAAATATATCCGACACAGCAGCGGCCTTAGCAGCTGCTGCTAAGAGAAAAGGTgattttaattttcttgtttgCACTTGTa GTGTCACAATACTAGAGGGAGTTGAAGTTAAGAAAGTATTAACTAAAAATAACAGAGTGACTGGTGTTGAGACTAGCAAAGGCACTGTGAATTGTGAATATTTTGTAAATGCTGCAGGGCAG TGGGGTCGTGAGTTAGGATTAAGAAGCTCTCCAAGTGTAAAAGTTCCTTTACATCCTGTTGAGCATGGTTACATTGTTACTAAAGCTATTGACGGTATTTCACCGTCAATGCCAT ATATACGAGATTATGATGGCAGAATATATATTATAGAGTGGAGTAAAGGTCTTTTAAGTGGATGCTTTGAAGAGAAGGCTAAACCGATTTTCATGAATGGTATTCCAAAGCCTTACGAGTTCGAAAGCCTGCCACCAGATTGGGACCAGTTCC AGCCTTCACTCGACAGTTTCTTACTTCGAGTGCCATCAGCAGCCACAGTTGAAGTTCAACAATTATTTAATGGTTCAGAGAGCTTTACACCAGATGGCAACTTTCTCTTAGGCGAGGTGCCTGAG GTTGGACACTACTTTGTGTTAGCTGGTTTTAATTCTGGTGGCGTTGCATGTGGTGGTGGGGTTGGTAGCATTCTTGCTGATTGGATAATCAGCGGCAAACGTCCTAACAACATCCTTCCTGTTGACATTCGTCGGTTCACTAGTTGCCATAACAACCCATCATTTCTCAGAGACAGAGTCCAGGAAATAGTTG GTCGGCACTATGCTCTGAATTACCCTGGTGAAGACTACAAGTATGGCCGAAAACAGAAGTGTTCACCTCTCTACTCCAGACAGAAGCAGGCTGGTGCTGTATTTGGGGAATATATGGGCTATGAGCGTCCAAAATATTATCTAGATAGAG ATGATTTTTTACCTATCAACCCTAAAGGAACTTTTGGAAAGCCAGCCTGGTTTGATAAAGTTAAAGCAGAATACTGGACCTGTCGTGATTCTGTTAGCCTTATGGACATGTCAACATTTGccaaatttgaaataaag tctGATGGTTATGAAGCAACAGACTTACTGCAACGCCTTTGTCCAAATGAGATGGATGTTCCTGTAGGGACTCTTGTCCATACCCCAATGTTAGATGAGAATGGTCACTACCAAAATGACTGCAGTGTGGCTAGGCTAGCTGAAAACTG GTATTTTATCATATCGCCAACACCGCAAGAAACCAAAGCTTTTCATTGGATCTCCCAACATTTACCTGAAGATGggtcagttcatttgcataacgTTACTGGTCAGTATGCAGGCATTAATGTGATTGGTCCAAATGCACGAGAACTTTTACAAACTCTTACACTTGATTCCCTAAGTACTACAGACTTCCGTCCATTTTGTTGTAAG AATATGAGTATTGGTTATGCTAATGATGTGAAGACTATGAGCATAACGCATGTTGGAGAACCAGGATTTGTTCTTTATGTACCAAATGAG TTTGCTTTGCCACTTTATGATAGTGTTTGGAGGGCAGGTCAAGATTTTGGTATCCAAAAGTCTGGTTATCTTGCATTGAGATGGTTGCGTATTGAAAAGTTTTTTGGTTATTGGGGAGAAGACTTCAACTCAAGTCATACACCTTTCGAAATAGGAAGAGAAACCAGAGTTAAACTTGATAAG GAGATTGATTTTATTGGTAAACAAGCATTGATAGAACAAAAAGGCAAGGGAGTTGAATCCAAGTTAACCATGTTCCTATTGGAAGACCATGATCTTTATAATGACCTTTGGCCTTGGGGAGGTGAACCGATTTACCGAGATGGCAAGTTTACCGGAATGTCAACATCTGCTGGATATGGTCCAACGCTTGGTAAGATGGTTGTGGTTGGATGGGTGACCAATGAGGATGAGAAGTCTGGTCAACGAGGAATCGTCACAAATGATTACGTATTGAAAGGTCATTATGAGATTGACCTGGCAGGTAAACGATTTAAAGCTAGAGGGAGCCCTTACCCTGTGAAACTGCAGCTGAAGCAACCTCAGTTTGGTTAA